The sequence CCATCCAGCCCGTCAGCGCCTCGTCCACCTGGCCCAGGCCCGGGGCGTAGAAGAGGTTGCCTCCGGTGTTCAGGTCCTCGATAAACAGGCCGATGTTGTCGCCGGGGTGCGGGTTGCCCCGGTGCGGCGAGTACGGCGGCGCGCTGCTACGCAGGGGGATGGCGGTGAAGCGCAGGCCCGTGCAGGCGGGAATCTCGAAGCTCGGGTTGGCGAGCTCGATCGGGTTCCAGACGAGGCCGCCGTTCCAGTGCCGGAGCATGGGGAACAGCGGGAATCCGCTGGAAAGGTCCTGGTGGACCATGTCGGTGCACCAGACCTGGTGCGGGCAGCCCTCGCGCAGGCTCAGGAGGCCGGTGACGTGGTCGATCTGGCTGTCCATCAGGATGATCGCGGCTATACCGGTATCCCGCACGCGCCGGGCCGGCTGCAGTGGCGGATAGGCGTCGAGCTGGGCGCGGATGTCCGGCGAGGCGTTGCACAGCACCCAGTCGATGCCGTTGGCGCTGAGGGCGATGGACGACTGGGTGCGCGGCTGGGCGCGCAGCTTGCCGCTGCGCACGCCCCGGCAATTGCGGCAGTTGCAGTTCCACTGGGGAAAACCACCGCCAGCGGCGGAGCCGAGAATCTGGATGTGCATGGGATAAGCCCTGGCGGGGGCCCCGGCAGGGCCGGGGCGATGCAGATCAGCGGTTGGCGAAGTACAGGGTCACTTCGAAACCAATGCGCAGATCGGTAAAGGCGGGTTTAGTCCACATGGAGCAATCCTCTTGTTATTCCGCCGGAGGATTCCGGCAAGTCCAGTTAAACACCGGCGCGGAGGGGTCCGAATGGTACTTTCGGAGGAGATTCGCTCCTGATTTGGTAGGGGTCTTTGCGCCCCGTCGAACATCGCTGATGGGTTTCGCGCTGCTCAACCACATCCTACGTATTCGATCCCCTTGGACGCGCTTCGTAGGATGGGTCGGGCGGCGTTCCGCGAGCGGAGCGATACCCATCACTTCGGGAAAACAAAAACGCGGCCCGAAGGCCGCGTTCTTTCATTGCAGGCTGGGGATCAGAAGAAGCCCAGCGGATTGATGTCGTAGCTCACCAGCAGGTTCTTGGTCTGCTGGTAGTGGTCGAGCATCATCTTGTGGGTCTCGCGGCCGACGCCGGACTTCTTGTAGCCACCGAACGCGGCGTGGGCCGGGTACAGGTGGTAGCAGTTGGTCCACACGCGGCCGGCCTTGATGCCACGGCCCATGCGGTAGGCGCGGTTGATGTCGCGGGTCCACACGCCGGCGCCGAGGCCGAACTCGGTGTCGTTGGCGATCGCCAGGGCCTCGGCCTCATCCTTGAAGGTGGTGACGCCCACCACCGGGCCGAAGATTTCCTCCTGGAACACGCGCATCTTGTTGTGGCCCTTGAGCAGGGTCGGCTGGATGTAGAAGCCGCTGGCGAGGTCGCCCGGCAGTCGTTCGGACGCGCCACCGGCGAGCAGCTCGGCGCCTTCCTGCTGGGCGATGTCGAGGTAGCTGAGGATCTTGTCGTATTGCTGCTCGGACGCCTGGGCGCCGACCATGGTGTCGGTGTCCAGCGGGTTGCCGCGCTTGATCGCCTTGATCTTCTTCATCACCTCCACCATGAACGGCTCGAAGATCGATTCCTGCACCAGCGCGCGGGACGGGCAAGTGCACACCTCGCCCTGGTTGAAGAAGGCCAGCACCAGGCCCTCGGCGGCTTTCTCGATGAACGCCGGCTCAGCGGCCATGATGTCCTCGAAGAAGATGTTCGGGCTCTTGCCGCCCAGTTCCACGGTGGAGGGGATGATGTTCTCCGCCGCGCAATGGAGGATGTGCGAGCCCACCGGGGTGGAGCCGGTGAAGGCGATCTTGGCGATGCGCTTGCTGGTGGCCAGGGCCTGGCCCGCTTCCTTGCCGAAGCCCTGGACGATGTTCAGCACGCCGGGCGGCAGCAGGTCGCCGATGATTTCGGCCAGCACCATGATCGACAGCGGGGTCTGCTCGGCCGGCTTGAGCACCACGCAGTTGCCGGCGGCCAGGGCCGGGGCCAGCTTCCAGGCGGCCATCAGCAGCGGGAAGTTCCACGGGATGATTTGCCCCACCACACCCAGGGGCTCGTGGAAGTGGTAGGCGGCGGTGTGCTCGTTGATCTCGGCGGCGGAGCCCTCCTGGGCGCGGATGCAGCCGGCGAAGTAGCGGAAGTGATCGGCGGCCAGAGGCACGTCGGCGTTCAGGGTCTCGCGCACGGCCTTGCCGTTGTCCCAGGTTTCGGCGACGGCCAGGACTTCGAGGTTCTGCTCGATGCGGTCGGCGATCTTCAGCAGGATCAGCGCGCGGTCCTGCACCGAGGTCTTGCCCCAGGCATCGGCGATGGCGTGGGCGGCGTCCAGGGCCCTCTCCACGTCTTCGGCGCCGGAACGGGGGAACTCGGCGATCACCTCACCGTTCACCGGCGAGGTATTGGTGAAGTACTGGCCACCCAGCGGGGCGACGAACTCGCCGCCGATGTAGTTGCCGTAACGGGGCTTGAAGCTGACGACGGCGCCGGGAGTGCCTGGTTGCGCGTAGATCATGGCGTTGTTCTCTCTGGTCGGTACCGGCCCGGTTGGGCAGGCTGTGGACCGATCTTAGTCAGCCGCCACCCGCCCCCGGTATGCGCCCATGGGCGCGACGCCTTCGTTATTTAGTAGTAGTTGGCCGGGCCCGTTGCAGAGCCTTGCGCGGCTTGGCCGAAGCGCTGGCGGCGGCCTGCTCGGGCCGGTAGCCCAGGCGCAGGCCGCCCCAGTGGCGGCCCTGCACGACGATGGGCACCGACAGGTCATGCATCAGCTCGCCGGTGTCGCGGGTATAGGTCTGCAGCAACAACGGCTGCTGGTGGCTGCCGCAGCGGACGCCGGTGCGGTCGTTGAACATGCGCTTGCTGCGGCTGCGCGCCGTGTCGTGCTCGCGATCGCCCGTGGGCGCCTGGCTGAAGGCCAGGTTGTGGGTCGGCACAAAGCCCTCCTGGGTGCAGGCGATGGCGAACACCAGGCCCTCGTGTTCCTTGAGCAGGGGCTCCTGGATCTCCGGCAGGACCTGGTCGGTGTAGCGGTCGAAGCGCGAGCCGTACTTCTGCGGGTAGGTGCCGGGCACCACCTGGAAGCGCCGGTCGAAGAGGTCCTCCAGGCCGATGCGGCCGGCGCCCACGTCCGCCTCGAAGCGCTCGGCGATGGCCGCCGCGCCACGCCGGGCCAGGTCGTAGACGCGCTGGTGGTAGTCATCCAGCCCTACTTCGGCCAGGCGTTCGCTGATGGTTTCGGCCTGGCCCTCCAGCTGGCTGGCGGCTTCGGCCAGGCGCCGGGTTTGCGCGTCGCTCTCGCCGAGGTCGCCGCGCATCTGCCCCACCGCCTCGAACAGATCGGTCAACTGGTCGCGGTTGGTGCGGGCGCCCTGGGCGATCTCGTCCACCTGCCCTTCCACCGCCGCCGCCAGCCCGGCGATCTTTTCCAGCTGGCGACCGGTGAGTTCCACCTGGCCGACGCCGGCTTCCAGGTCCTCCGACAGCTGGCGGATCTGCTCCACCACCAGGGCGGTCTGGCGCTGGATATCGGCCACCATCTGCCCCACCTCGCCGGTGGCGCTGGCGGTGCGTCCGGCCAGGCCGCGCACTTCGTCCGCCACCACGGCGAAGCCACGGCCGTGCTCGCCGGCCCGCGCCGCCTCGATGGCGGCGTTCAACGCCAGCAGGTTGGTCTGGCTGGCGATGGACTGGATCACCTGGGCCACCTGCTGGATTTCCTCGCCGCGCTGGCTGAGCCCGGCGATCAGCTCGCGACTGGCGCCGGCGCGCTGGCTGAGCTGGTACATGAGGTCGATGGCCTGGCGCAGCACCTCGCGGCCCTCGTCGCTGCTCTGCCGGGCATCCGCGGCGGCGGCCAGGGCCTGCTGGCTGAGGTTGGAGGTGGCGGCTTCGGTTTCGATCATCACCTCGGCGCCGCCGACGATGCGCTCGGCGGATTGCAGCTGGGACTTCAGGCGTTCGGCCAGACGGTCCACCGACCAGGCCACCCCGGCGGCGGACAGTGCGTTGTGGCTGGTGCTGCGGGACAGGTCGCGGGTCAGCCGCGCGAGGTCGGCGCCCTCCTCCCGCCTTTGCGCCGGCTGCGGCCGCGCCCGCAGCAGCCAGGGCAAGGGCAGCAGCGCCAGGATGGCCAGCCAGGGCGGCAGGCCGGCGAAGGTGGCGGCGGCCGCGAGAAGGATCAGAAGGCTGTGGATCAGGCAGTGACGCATCGCTCGTCCCTTTTGTTGTCATTGTTTGGGGCTATTAAGCGGCGAATCGCCAGCAGTGGACATGGTTCCTTGGTCGTAGATCGAAGGATGCGGTCGGCACAGGTAGGGTGCGCCGTGCGCACCGCGCAGAAACGACAAGGCCCGCCGGAGCGGGCCTTGCGGGTATCAACGCTTGGCCAGCGCCTCGGCCTTGGGCAGCTTGAAGGTCCAGAGCATGCCGCCCTGGTTCAGGTCCTGAATGCGCTTGGCCACCTCGCCGCCCCACAGCGGCACCGCGCCGCCCCAGCCGGAGAGCACCGAGACGTACTGTTCGCCGTCCATTTCCCAGGTGATGGGCGAGCCGATCACGCCGGAGCCGGTGTTGAACTCATAGAGCTTCTTGCCGGTCTTGGCGTCGAAGGCCATCAGGTAGCCCTCGGGGTTGCCGGTGAACACCAGGTTGCCCTTGGTGGCCAGCACACCGCCCCAGAGCGGTGCGTAGTTCTTGTAGCGCCAGACTTCCTTGCCGCTCTTCGGGTCGATGGCGCGCAGCACGCCGATGTAGTCCTCGTTCAGCGGCTTGATGGTGAAGCCTGCGCCGAGGTACGCCGCGCCCTTCTTGTAGGCGATGTTCTCGTTCCACATGTCCATGCCCCACTCGTTGGAGGGCACGTAGAACAGGCCGGTGTCCTGGCTGTAGGCCATGGGCATCCAGTTCTTGCCGCCGAGGAAGGACGGCGCCACGAACACCGAGCTGCCGTGCTTGCCGTCGGCACCCGGGACACCGGGGCGCTTGGCGTCGTCATAGATCGGCCGGCCGTCCTTGTCCAGGCCCTTGGCCCAGGTCACGGTGTCGACGAAGGGGAAGCCCCGGATGAACTTGCCGTTGGTGCGGTCCAGTACGTAGAAGAAGCCGTTGCGGTCGGCGGTGGCGGCGGCTTTCACGGTCTTGCCGCCATCCTTGTAGTCGAAGGACACCAGTTCGTTCACGCCGTCGAAGTCCCAGCCGTCGTGGGGCGTGGTCTGGAAGTGCCATTTGATCGAGCCGTCCTCCGGGTTCAGCGCCAGACGCGAGGAGGAGTAGAGGTTGTCGCCGGGGCGCAGGTGGGAGTTCCACGGCGAGGGGTTGCCGGTGCCGATCAGCAGGGTGTCGGTGTCGGCGTCGTAGTAGCCGCCCAGCCAGGGCGCCGCGCCGCCGGTCTTCCACAGGTCGCCTGGCCAGGTCTTGCCGGCTTCGCCGCCGGAGATGCCGCTCTCCACCTTCTTGCCGTCCTTGAAGACGTAGCCCATGTGGCCTTCCACGGTGGGACGGGACCAGAGCAGCTCGCCGTTTTTCGGGTTGTAGGCCTCGACCTTGCCCACCACGCCGAACTCGCCGCCGGCCACGCCGGTGATCAGCTTGCCCTTGACCACCAGGGGCGCGGCGGAGATCGAGTAGCCGGCCTTGTAGTCGGCCACGGTCTTGCGCCACACCACCTTGCCGGTGTCCTTGTTCAGGGCCACCAGCTTGGCGTCCAGGGTGCCGAAGATCACCAGGTCGTCGTACAGGGCCACACCCCGGTTGATCACGTCGCAGCAGGGCATGATGCCGTCGGGCAGGCGCGCGTCGTACTGCCAGAGTTTCTTGCCGGTGCGCGCGTCCACGGCGAACACCCGCGAATAGGAACCGGTGACGTACATCACGCCGTCCTTCACCAGCGGCTGGGCCTGCTGGCCGCGCTGCTTCTCACCACCGAAGGACAGCGCCCACACCGGGCGCAGCTGCTGCACGTTGTCGCTGTTGAGCGCCTCGAGGGTGCTGTAGCGCTGGCCCTTGAGGCCCAGGCCATTGGTCACCACCTGGTCGGTGGTGGTGGCGTCGTCGAGGATGTCCTGATCGGTGACACCGGCCAGGGCCAGGCTGCTGGACAGCATGACGGCGACGCACAGCAGCGTCCGGGCGAAAGGCTGGTGGGGTGTGGCGAGCTTCATTGCGGCTACCTCTGCGGGCTTGTTGTTGTGATCCGGGAAATTTTCCCGGTCTGCCGCAAATTCTTGGTTCGCGGGTGTCGCCCAACAATTGGACGCAGTGCGGATTTTCCTCCTCCGTTGGTAGCAATACCGGCGCCCTTGGCGGGCAGTGGGTGGTGCAGTAATGCGGTGGTGCGCGCGGCGCACTCTACGGGTCCCTGCGGTAGGGTGCGCCGCGCGCACCGATCGGGGCGTCACTGCGCCGGCACATCCACCCTTGGCATCCGCGCCAGTTCGTACTTCGGATAGAGGTGGCTGACGCTGCGGATCAGCTCGTAGCGGCTGAGGTTGACCTTGGCGAAACGCTCGGGGATGGGAGCGCGGATCACCTCGTTCATCTCTTCGCCCTTGGCCGCCGCATCCCTCAGCAGGCCATCGAGCCAGCCCAGGTAGTCGCGCATCTGCGCGAACGGCGCGTGGTCCTGGCTGACGGGGCCGTGGCCGGGCACCAGGGTCTTCCAGGGGAGTTGTTCCAGGGTGTCGATGTCCGCCTGCCAGGCATCCAGGCCGGGGCTGTTAGGGGTGGTCAGGGCGCGCTGGTAGAACACCAGGTCGCCGGCGAAGAGCACGCCGGTAGTCTCGTCCAGCACCGCCAGGTCGGCCCCGGTGTGGCCGGTCAGGCCCAGCAGACGCAGGCGGTGGCCGCCGATCTCGCGCACACCGGGCTCCACCGTCTGGTTCGGCAACACCACCTCGGTGCCGCGCATCCAGTCACCGACCAGGCGGTACATGTTCTCCGCCATGGCGTTGCCCTGCTCTTCCAGCAGCGTGCCGGTGCCGGCCAGGGCGGCGATGGGCACGTCGGCGAAGGCCTGGTTGCCCAGCACATGGTCGGGATGGTGGTGGGTGAGGAGCACGAGAACGATGGGTTGCTCCGTGACCTTGGCGATGGCCCGGCGCATGGCCTCGCCATAGGCCTTCGAGGGCCCGCTGTCGATCACCACCACCCCCGCCTCGGTGACGATGAAGCCGGTGTTGACGATATTGCCGCCGTTGTCCTTGGCGAAGTTGTCGGTGCTGCCTTCCAGCAGCCAGGTGCCGTCGGCGATCTGCCGGGGCGCCAGGGCGTAGTCCTGGGTGGCGGCGGCGTTGAATGCGAGCAAAGCCAGCATCAGGGCGATCAGGCGCATGGTGCCTCCTCAGAAGCTGGCTTCGAACTCGTTGCCGTTGTTGTCCCGCAGCCACAGTCGTGCGTCATCGCTACCGCGCACCTGCAGGCTGATGGTGGGGTTCTCGCTCACCGCCGGGAACAGCTCCAGGGTGGCCAGGGGCTTGCCGCTGGCATCGCGCAGCTCGGCCTGGTTGAGGAAGAACTCGGGGATGCCGCCCACCAGGCCGTTGTCCATGGGGTGGTCGATGCGCAGGCGCAGGCGGTTGCCGTCACCCAGGGGGAAGCGGCCGCCATGGACCTGGCCCAGGCGGTCCTCCCAGCCGGCCTGGGCGCGCACCACGCTGGGGGCGGTGCAGCCGCCGCCGGCGGCGTCCACCCGGGTGGAGCCGATGTGCCAGAGGCCGTCGCGGGTGAGCACGGCGGCGCGGATGGGCGTGGCCTGCTCGACGCGGATGCGGATGGCCAGCAGCGGCTCCACTCGCTCGCCGGGCTCGAAGATGAAGATGCGCGGAATGGGATTGAGCTCGGCCCAGGCCATGATCTTCACCACCTGCCCGGTGAAGGCGCGGGCGTCCACCTGGATCGGCACCTGGCGCGCGTCCTCGGCGAACGGCGGCGCCTCCAGCACCACCCTGGGGTCGAAGACGTAGGGCTCACTCCCCAAGAGGCGCTGGTGGAAGTAGTCCCACATCACCGACTCCACCGGGTCGGCCCCGGCGCCCCAGAGCGGCGCGCTGGCGCCCACCAGGCCCAACAGCAGCAACGAACGCCTGTGCATCCCGCACCTCCGTCATTGGACTTCCTGATAGAACCCCGGCAGCTCGTAGCGCAGGCCGTAGGCGGCGTAGAGCTTCTCCAGGCGGCCGTCGCGGATCATGCCGTCCACGCCCTCTTCCACCGCATTGGCCAGCTGGCGGTTGCTTTCGTGCACCGCCATGCCGATATCCCAGTCGGGCTGGCCGAGGTTGGGGTAGGTGTTGTCGGCATCGCGGATCTGCGGGTCGTGGGCCTGGTGCTCCAGCCAGTCCAGCTCGCCGCGCAGGGCCATCACCGCGTCCACCTCGCCCTTGCGCATACCCTCGAAGGCCGCCGCAGGGCCCGGGTAGTGATGGGTGTTGCGTGCCAGGCGCCCGGCGAACACCGAGGTGAGGTAGAAGGACGGCACGCTTTCCAGCTCCACCCCGATGGGGTGGAACTGGAACACGCCGATGCTCGGCACCTCCGGCAGCCGCCGGCTGTCGTAGGCCACCTGCCAGCGCTCGCGCTGGTAGGGGCCGAACATCACCACCTGCTCGTTGGCCAGTTCGCCCACGTCGTTGCGCTTCTGCGCGTAGTCGCGATCGTAGGGCACCCGCAGCATGAGGTCGGCGAGCTGGCCGGGGCGCATGTAGTGGCCCTTCCAGATGAAGTTGCGCAGGTCGTCGTCGAGCTTCTCGCCCGGGGTGACCCAGAGCAGCTCGAGCTTGAGGCCAAGGTCCTCGGCCAGGGCGCGGGCGAGGTCCACATCCACACCGCGCGCCTGTTCGCCTTCCTTGAAGCTGTAGGGGGCGAAATTCTCGTACACCGCCACCCGCAGCACGCCGGAGTCGACGATGTCGTCATAGGGCCGCACCTGTGCCTGCGCCAACGGCAGGCACAGCAGCCAGCAGAGCAGGAGCAGCGCGCGCATGGCGGTCACTCGTCCACGTGCACGCTGTCCAGGTAGGTGCGGATGGCCCAGAGGGCTTCCTGACTGAGGAAGTCGGCCATCTTCGGCATGTACACCGCGCCGTCGCGCACCGCGCCATTGATCACTCGCTCCTTGAACCACTCATCGCCGCTGGCGTCGGTCTCCAGGTAGCGCAGGTCGGGAGCGATGCCGCCGGACTTGGCTTCCAGGCCGTGGCAGCGGGCGCAGTTCTGGTTATAGGCCGAGGAGCCGATCTCCACCGCCAGGTCGTGCTTGGCGTACGGCGCGCGGTAGGGGTTCTCGTCGCGCCATTCCTTGCCGAGCGGCTCCAGGCCTTCGGTGTTCACGGCCTGGGGCACCACGTCGCCATGGGCCAGGACGGTTGCACTCAGGGTCAGGCCGGCCAGGAAGGTGAGGCCGCGCAGTGCGCTGTTCTTGTTCATCAGGTACATCCTCGTTGAGCTGCTGGGCAAGGCGCGCTCTGCCAGGGAGCGCTGTGGGGAAATGGTAAGAAGCCCCCGGCCACACCCCCATCCTGCTTTGGTGGCCTGGCCCTACTCCCTTGGTAGTAATGCGGGTGGAGATGGTCGAAAGCCGCTGCTCACCCGCCGCCGGCATGCAGGCGCAAGCGTGCCGGCGAACGGTAGGTAACCGTTCGCCGGCACATCGGTGATCTGGGGAATGCGTCTGGAAGGAATGCTCAGCCGGCCCGCTGCGGGAAAGCGCCCTGGGCGTGCGGGTGGCTCGTATGCGCGGCCGCTTCGCCGGCTGCCCTGGCCACTTCGAATTCGAGCAGGCAGCAGATGAGTGCCAGTGGCAGGAGCAGGTGTTTGATGATGGCCATTGCGGAGTCCTCTGACAGGTTTCCCTTGCATGTCAGGCTACTGCCGGGCGTCGCGCCTGGCTCTAGTACCTTGGTATCTGCGGCCTAATACCTTGTGCTGATGCACGCCCATACCCCCATGGTCGTACTGCCTCGGCAGGTGTCACCAGGGGCTTTGGCAGCAGTGCCAAGTCATGGCCCCACTGGGAAGTTTTCCCGGCCTTGGCGGGAGCTTTTCCGTATCACGCCGCACGTGCCAATCCCACCATTCGACAGGCCGGGCCAGCCGATGGCCCCGTACTCATCGACTATGGGAATCGCAACCATGACAACAAGATCGCTACCCTCTCCTGCCAACCCGCTGTCCACCGCCATCCGCTGCCTGCTACTGCTCGGGGGCCTGGCCGCCGCCGGCGGCGCCTTCGCCACCAACGTCACCTGGGACGACATCGCCAACGACCACGAGACCACCGGCGACGTACTGCAATACGGCCTGGGCACCAACGCCCAGCGCTGGAGCCCGCTGGCCCAGGTGAACGCCGACAACGTGCTCAAGCTGGCCCCGGCCTGGTCCTACTCCTTTGGCGATGAGAAGCAGCGCGGCCAGGAATCCCAGGCCATCGTCAGCGACGGCGTGATCTACGTCACCGCTTCCTATTCCCGCGTGTTCGCCCTGGACGCCAAGACCGGCCACCGCCTGTGGACCTACAACCACCGCCTGCCCGACGACATCCGCCCCTGCTGCGACGTGGTCAACCGTGGCGCCGCCATCTACGGCGACAAGATCTTCTTCGGCACCCTGGACGCCCGCGTGGTGGCCCTGGACAAGAAGACCGGCAAGGTGGTCTGGAACAAGAAATTCGGCGACCACGGCGCCGGCTACACCATGACCGGCGCGCCCACCATCGTGAAGGACCAGAAGAGCGGCAAGGTGCTGTTGATCCACGGCAGCTCCGGCGACGAGTTCGGCGTGGTCGGCCAGCTCTACGCCCGCGATCCGGACACCGGAGAGGAGGTGTGGATGCGGCCCTTCGTCGAGGGCCACATGGGCCGCCTGAACGGCAAGGACAGCACCCCCACCGGCGACATCAAGGCGCCCTCCTGGCCCGACGACAAGAATCACCCCACCGGCAAGAAGGAAGCCTGGAGCCAGGGCGGCGGCGCCCCGTGGCAGAGCGCGAGCTTCGACCCGAAGACCAACACCATCATCGTCGGCGCCGGCAACCCTGCCCCGTGGAACGGTTGGGCGCGCACCGCCGACGGCGGCGAGCCGAAGGACTACGACAGCCTCTACACCTCCGGCCAGGTGGGCGTCGACCCCA is a genomic window of Pseudomonas resinovorans NBRC 106553 containing:
- a CDS encoding methyl-accepting chemotaxis protein — encoded protein: MRHCLIHSLLILLAAAATFAGLPPWLAILALLPLPWLLRARPQPAQRREEGADLARLTRDLSRSTSHNALSAAGVAWSVDRLAERLKSQLQSAERIVGGAEVMIETEAATSNLSQQALAAAADARQSSDEGREVLRQAIDLMYQLSQRAGASRELIAGLSQRGEEIQQVAQVIQSIASQTNLLALNAAIEAARAGEHGRGFAVVADEVRGLAGRTASATGEVGQMVADIQRQTALVVEQIRQLSEDLEAGVGQVELTGRQLEKIAGLAAAVEGQVDEIAQGARTNRDQLTDLFEAVGQMRGDLGESDAQTRRLAEAASQLEGQAETISERLAEVGLDDYHQRVYDLARRGAAAIAERFEADVGAGRIGLEDLFDRRFQVVPGTYPQKYGSRFDRYTDQVLPEIQEPLLKEHEGLVFAIACTQEGFVPTHNLAFSQAPTGDREHDTARSRSKRMFNDRTGVRCGSHQQPLLLQTYTRDTGELMHDLSVPIVVQGRHWGGLRLGYRPEQAAASASAKPRKALQRARPTTTK
- the exaA gene encoding quinoprotein ethanol dehydrogenase produces the protein MTTRSLPSPANPLSTAIRCLLLLGGLAAAGGAFATNVTWDDIANDHETTGDVLQYGLGTNAQRWSPLAQVNADNVLKLAPAWSYSFGDEKQRGQESQAIVSDGVIYVTASYSRVFALDAKTGHRLWTYNHRLPDDIRPCCDVVNRGAAIYGDKIFFGTLDARVVALDKKTGKVVWNKKFGDHGAGYTMTGAPTIVKDQKSGKVLLIHGSSGDEFGVVGQLYARDPDTGEEVWMRPFVEGHMGRLNGKDSTPTGDIKAPSWPDDKNHPTGKKEAWSQGGGAPWQSASFDPKTNTIIVGAGNPAPWNGWARTADGGEPKDYDSLYTSGQVGVDPSTGEVKWFYQHTPNDAWDFSGNNELVLFDYKGKDGKTVAATAHADRNGFFYVVDRNNGKLQNAFPFVDNITWASHIDLKTGRPVENPGQRPPLPEPGQKHGKSVEVSPPFLGGKNWNPMAYSQDTGLFYVPANHWKEDYWTEEVAYKKGSAYLGQGFRIKRMYDDHVGVLRAMNPTTGKIVWEHKERLPLWAGVLATKGNLVFTGTGDGFFKAFDAKSGKELWKFQTGSGIVSPPITWEQDGEQYIGVTVGYGGAVPLWGGDMAELTKPVAQGGSFWVFKLPSWDKTAQR
- a CDS encoding methanol/ethanol family PQQ-dependent dehydrogenase is translated as MKLATPHQPFARTLLCVAVMLSSSLALAGVTDQDILDDATTTDQVVTNGLGLKGQRYSTLEALNSDNVQQLRPVWALSFGGEKQRGQQAQPLVKDGVMYVTGSYSRVFAVDARTGKKLWQYDARLPDGIMPCCDVINRGVALYDDLVIFGTLDAKLVALNKDTGKVVWRKTVADYKAGYSISAAPLVVKGKLITGVAGGEFGVVGKVEAYNPKNGELLWSRPTVEGHMGYVFKDGKKVESGISGGEAGKTWPGDLWKTGGAAPWLGGYYDADTDTLLIGTGNPSPWNSHLRPGDNLYSSSRLALNPEDGSIKWHFQTTPHDGWDFDGVNELVSFDYKDGGKTVKAAATADRNGFFYVLDRTNGKFIRGFPFVDTVTWAKGLDKDGRPIYDDAKRPGVPGADGKHGSSVFVAPSFLGGKNWMPMAYSQDTGLFYVPSNEWGMDMWNENIAYKKGAAYLGAGFTIKPLNEDYIGVLRAIDPKSGKEVWRYKNYAPLWGGVLATKGNLVFTGNPEGYLMAFDAKTGKKLYEFNTGSGVIGSPITWEMDGEQYVSVLSGWGGAVPLWGGEVAKRIQDLNQGGMLWTFKLPKAEALAKR
- the pqqB gene encoding pyrroloquinoline quinone biosynthesis protein PqqB translates to MHIQILGSAAGGGFPQWNCNCRNCRGVRSGKLRAQPRTQSSIALSANGIDWVLCNASPDIRAQLDAYPPLQPARRVRDTGIAAIILMDSQIDHVTGLLSLREGCPHQVWCTDMVHQDLSSGFPLFPMLRHWNGGLVWNPIELANPSFEIPACTGLRFTAIPLRSSAPPYSPHRGNPHPGDNIGLFIEDLNTGGNLFYAPGLGQVDEALTGWMARADCLLVDGTLWRDDEMRHCEVGDKLGSAMGHLPQSGPGGMIEVLDGIPGPRKVLIHINNTNPILDVDSAERAQLERHGIEVAWDGMGIEL
- a CDS encoding quinoprotein dehydrogenase-associated SoxYZ-like carrier; the protein is MHRRSLLLLGLVGASAPLWGAGADPVESVMWDYFHQRLLGSEPYVFDPRVVLEAPPFAEDARQVPIQVDARAFTGQVVKIMAWAELNPIPRIFIFEPGERVEPLLAIRIRVEQATPIRAAVLTRDGLWHIGSTRVDAAGGGCTAPSVVRAQAGWEDRLGQVHGGRFPLGDGNRLRLRIDHPMDNGLVGGIPEFFLNQAELRDASGKPLATLELFPAVSENPTISLQVRGSDDARLWLRDNNGNEFEASF
- a CDS encoding quinoprotein relay system zinc metallohydrolase 1, whose translation is MRLIALMLALLAFNAAATQDYALAPRQIADGTWLLEGSTDNFAKDNGGNIVNTGFIVTEAGVVVIDSGPSKAYGEAMRRAIAKVTEQPIVLVLLTHHHPDHVLGNQAFADVPIAALAGTGTLLEEQGNAMAENMYRLVGDWMRGTEVVLPNQTVEPGVREIGGHRLRLLGLTGHTGADLAVLDETTGVLFAGDLVFYQRALTTPNSPGLDAWQADIDTLEQLPWKTLVPGHGPVSQDHAPFAQMRDYLGWLDGLLRDAAAKGEEMNEVIRAPIPERFAKVNLSRYELIRSVSHLYPKYELARMPRVDVPAQ
- a CDS encoding ABC transporter substrate-binding protein, encoding MRALLLLCWLLCLPLAQAQVRPYDDIVDSGVLRVAVYENFAPYSFKEGEQARGVDVDLARALAEDLGLKLELLWVTPGEKLDDDLRNFIWKGHYMRPGQLADLMLRVPYDRDYAQKRNDVGELANEQVVMFGPYQRERWQVAYDSRRLPEVPSIGVFQFHPIGVELESVPSFYLTSVFAGRLARNTHHYPGPAAAFEGMRKGEVDAVMALRGELDWLEHQAHDPQIRDADNTYPNLGQPDWDIGMAVHESNRQLANAVEEGVDGMIRDGRLEKLYAAYGLRYELPGFYQEVQ
- the pedF gene encoding cytochrome c-550 PedF, which codes for MNKNSALRGLTFLAGLTLSATVLAHGDVVPQAVNTEGLEPLGKEWRDENPYRAPYAKHDLAVEIGSSAYNQNCARCHGLEAKSGGIAPDLRYLETDASGDEWFKERVINGAVRDGAVYMPKMADFLSQEALWAIRTYLDSVHVDE
- a CDS encoding aldehyde dehydrogenase family protein — translated: MIYAQPGTPGAVVSFKPRYGNYIGGEFVAPLGGQYFTNTSPVNGEVIAEFPRSGAEDVERALDAAHAIADAWGKTSVQDRALILLKIADRIEQNLEVLAVAETWDNGKAVRETLNADVPLAADHFRYFAGCIRAQEGSAAEINEHTAAYHFHEPLGVVGQIIPWNFPLLMAAWKLAPALAAGNCVVLKPAEQTPLSIMVLAEIIGDLLPPGVLNIVQGFGKEAGQALATSKRIAKIAFTGSTPVGSHILHCAAENIIPSTVELGGKSPNIFFEDIMAAEPAFIEKAAEGLVLAFFNQGEVCTCPSRALVQESIFEPFMVEVMKKIKAIKRGNPLDTDTMVGAQASEQQYDKILSYLDIAQQEGAELLAGGASERLPGDLASGFYIQPTLLKGHNKMRVFQEEIFGPVVGVTTFKDEAEALAIANDTEFGLGAGVWTRDINRAYRMGRGIKAGRVWTNCYHLYPAHAAFGGYKKSGVGRETHKMMLDHYQQTKNLLVSYDINPLGFF
- the pqqA gene encoding pyrroloquinoline quinone precursor peptide PqqA, whose translation is MWTKPAFTDLRIGFEVTLYFANR